Proteins from a single region of Mytilus trossulus isolate FHL-02 chromosome 2, PNRI_Mtr1.1.1.hap1, whole genome shotgun sequence:
- the LOC134707334 gene encoding estradiol 17-beta-dehydrogenase 8-like isoform X1, with amino-acid sequence MLAGKLALVTGAGSGIGRAICQAFAKEGAMVAMADVNKDGVHQVHETLKSISEGNHQPFTVDVSSSASVLTLMTDIRDRYMAVPTIAVNSAGITRDTYMLKMKEEMWDDVINVNLKGTFLLNKAVSQAIVENKLSGGSIINLSSIIGKVGNVGQTNYGASKAGVIGFTKSAAKEVAKFNIRVNAILPGFIKTPMTENVPEHLMQITQMLIPMTTLGEPEDIADACVFLASDKSRYITGATLEVSGGLFM; translated from the exons GTGCTGGCAGTGGTATTGGGCGAGCAATATGTCAGGCATTTGCAAAGGAAGGTGCAATGGTTGCTATGGCTGATGTAAACAAAGATGGAGTACACCAAGTACATGAAACTCTCAAGTCAATAAGTGAAG GAAATCATCAACCTTTTACTGTTGATGTTTCATCCTCAGCCTCAGTATTGACATTGATGACTGACATCAGAGATAGATATATGGCAGTCCCTACAATTGCTGTTAACTCTGCTGGCATCACTAGAGATACATACatgttaaaaatgaaagagGAAATGTGGGATGATGTAATCAATGTCAATTTAAAG GGAACTTTTCTGTTGAACAAAGCTGTCAGTCAAGCCATTGTAGAGAACAAATTAAGTGGTGGATCCATCATCAATTTATCAAGTATTATTGGGAag GTAGGCAATGTTGGTCAGACAAATTATGGAGCATCCAAGGCTGGTGTAATAGGCTTTACAAAGTCAGCTGCTAAAGAAGTAGCAAA atttaatatAAGAGTAAATGCTATTTTACCTGGCTTTATCAAAACACCAATGACAGAAAATGTACCAGAACATCTAATGCAGATTACACAGATGTTGATACCAATGACAACGCTAGGGGAACCAGAAG ACATAGCTGATGCCTGTGTTTTTTTGGCGTCTGATAAAAGTAGATACATTACTGGTGCTACTTTGGAAGTCTCAG GTGGTCTGTTCATGTGA
- the LOC134707334 gene encoding estradiol 17-beta-dehydrogenase 8-like isoform X2, giving the protein MVAMADVNKDGVHQVHETLKSISEGNHQPFTVDVSSSASVLTLMTDIRDRYMAVPTIAVNSAGITRDTYMLKMKEEMWDDVINVNLKGTFLLNKAVSQAIVENKLSGGSIINLSSIIGKVGNVGQTNYGASKAGVIGFTKSAAKEVAKFNIRVNAILPGFIKTPMTENVPEHLMQITQMLIPMTTLGEPEDIADACVFLASDKSRYITGATLEVSGGLFM; this is encoded by the exons ATGGTTGCTATGGCTGATGTAAACAAAGATGGAGTACACCAAGTACATGAAACTCTCAAGTCAATAAGTGAAG GAAATCATCAACCTTTTACTGTTGATGTTTCATCCTCAGCCTCAGTATTGACATTGATGACTGACATCAGAGATAGATATATGGCAGTCCCTACAATTGCTGTTAACTCTGCTGGCATCACTAGAGATACATACatgttaaaaatgaaagagGAAATGTGGGATGATGTAATCAATGTCAATTTAAAG GGAACTTTTCTGTTGAACAAAGCTGTCAGTCAAGCCATTGTAGAGAACAAATTAAGTGGTGGATCCATCATCAATTTATCAAGTATTATTGGGAag GTAGGCAATGTTGGTCAGACAAATTATGGAGCATCCAAGGCTGGTGTAATAGGCTTTACAAAGTCAGCTGCTAAAGAAGTAGCAAA atttaatatAAGAGTAAATGCTATTTTACCTGGCTTTATCAAAACACCAATGACAGAAAATGTACCAGAACATCTAATGCAGATTACACAGATGTTGATACCAATGACAACGCTAGGGGAACCAGAAG ACATAGCTGATGCCTGTGTTTTTTTGGCGTCTGATAAAAGTAGATACATTACTGGTGCTACTTTGGAAGTCTCAG GTGGTCTGTTCATGTGA